gataattttttgatgcaaataatcagtagcggcgtaaggggAGGGGGGGGGTCCGCCCGGGTACCACATCTCGGGGGGGGGGGTACCATCTGGGTCGGCACATATGTGCATGACCAGGATGGCGCAGGCAGATGGGACAAGTCActaagggtgccattctaatttCTTTAAAGACCGCAAAAGGAACCGCATATTCGTTcagaatacaaaattaacaacatgcCTTTGTACTAATGTAATCATGGTACTCTACTAGTATgcactctccctaaaaaaataagatgtgAATATcgaaaatttcgaatatgtgaaaatacatggacaccctactctcatatagtttcataccactgtgtttttgtaaatatcttctaaaatatgaatgctgcAGTTATATTCGCTATATTTAAtcaaactaggttacgttacccatcgactagtactctaattaagctaAAACCTACTTTAAATAACGAGataaacgaaattgtattttaggcatattgccgtccgAGCGGCCAACTAAaatcgactctaacatattattgaacctactttttagttttttttttgtcttttttcgctgtaacaaattaaagactaattGTCTATACACATTAGCTTCTATTAATTTGATACCTAAggtgatatacctacatactcagAACCTGAAAACTaaacattgcataactttttgtttatctacgttttgtcttttttttatttttgtaacaaattatacaaattaagacctttcttttgatgtatcattcgtctatctgcattgtatagtttctgtgtaatcacgggcgatgactacggcaagtggcggttctagcggccattctttgtcatagcgtcttgtttttttttgtaacaaattcaggaaaagaggagtgaaaagtaacaaattactactaattcctggcaaagtttcatcaaatattatgagttggccgcgcggtcgaaatggacacCTGTTTTatgaggagcgactgcctatctgacctcctcaacccagttacccaggcaacccaataccctttagtttagattggtgtcagattctgactacccgtaacgactgccaaggatgtttaatgacagccaggaccttcAGTTGAACGTCCCTTCCGAAACATGGTCATTTGTGTCTAAGATATCCTTAGAAAGTACAAATCAATAAAGAACCTTAACCACATAAGAATAAAGTCGAAACTCACAGACAACACAAGATGCATGACGACATGGAAGGCGACGAATGCCGCCAGTATGTAGACGCTCCATGGAGGCAGCTCCGCCTTCGTTAGGTATACCGCCAGGAATATTGTTACGACTGGAATGGAAGAGTTGTATATTAATTACACGGTATTACCTTCAAGGGTAActaacaaataattaaattaaattctgagAGGTCAATTTGAAGAATGTCATAGATTAGATGTGAATAAacctagttattttgttctccgtggaaTAAACGTTAGGTACGTAATACATAATCATGTACGTAGGTCGGTTTCTATCCACCACTATCTAACCACTCATTAAAGAAAATTCACTCAGGCCTAATTTGTGTAAACAGTTGTAAAATAGAAATTAGAAagctttatttactttgtaagcTATTATAAGCAGGTAATAGGAAGGTatccttctccctgtgagaggaggcctgtgcccagcagtgggacgatataaagACTGTAACAGGTAATAGGAAGGTACTTACTTCCTAGAATATGCGCGGCATTTCCAAGAAGCCAATGCATCCAGTTGAAGATTGGTCTCTTGTTAGTGCCGGGGTGCGGCCTGAAGTATGCACctgtaatgataaaaaaaatctatgaaaatattgttcagttttataattatttcttaaTGCAATCCAGCAGTAATTCGAATACACAAATTACGAAGAAGTCCCCGAATCATCCATCGTTTTCCAGATTTTCAAGTATCCGATGGTCATTTTCGTGACGTCTAACTATACTATCGTGTTCATTTGGAACCTGCTTCGTTATCTAGTAGTGTTTGAAACAcattttgacgtgacaacgtcttataaattgGTTTGCCGGGTGACACTTCAAGAAACTGCGTTACGCTTCGCTCACGTTATGCGCTCACAATGAGAGCGAGTGATAGGCACGCGTCCCTTCCACTCGGGCATGGTTAGCCCGCCTAAGAGCGAGAGAGACAGACGTCGTTGTCACGTAAAACTTTCGCCCGTATACCGACTTTACAGGCAACCAATTTTTTGGATCTTAACCAATTTTGATGACGAAGTGGATCAACACATTCAATTGTCCCCACATGTCGCAAGAGAAGTCTAATAAACCTTACTACCTTTCCTTTAAGGTTCAAATTCCAACTTACCAATAGGCTGTATAAAGCACAGTATGACAGTGACAATGCCAGTGATAGCATGAGGGTTGTCTCCCGTAGTGGACCAGCCTCCGACTTCTATGAGGATCAGGATGAAACCGATGACTGTCAGCAGCCAGGTTAGAACCATGAAGATTCTGTGGTACTGTGCAGATAAAAATGGATATTATTTAATGTTGGAAGATTGGTGGATCCTTTGAACTCTGGGAATAATTAATGTCTACTTTACATCTAGCTTTACTTTTTCAATGCGTTTCTGGAGATTGGCACTGCAAATTATGGCTCTTAAAAAATTTTATAGTTGGGAGGTGTGTTAAATTAATCGCATGAGAAATGCTTATTAGACTATGTATAAGTTTAAAACTTGTTGAAGTTACTTACCGCAAACCAGATGTCTTTGCCGCCCAACTGCTTGCCGACCCATGTCTGTCTGAAGTATCTGAAAATGAACAATGCTAAAATTAGGTAATCTCCAATTTTAAAGACCATACAAAAATTATCAACTTGACATCtacaacatatttttcaaagtaatttttcagTCTTGATTTTTTCTTCCAAAATTGTTTTTCAGGACCTTTAATTAACTTTTCGACATCATTAAGCATACCTTCTCTCTCCAACCCGCTTTATTAATTCTCTTTCACTcatcaaactgagaacctccttttttgagtCGGTTAAAACTTAGATATTTATCTACTTACCTAGCAAGCAATATCCCAATAGACGAGGTAGCCAGCCAAGCGACTAACATACAGCATCCGTGCAGCTTGAGCAGCAGTTTGGACTTGGGCGGCGGGGTGCCCACTACGGAGAGCTGCATGGGCTCGCCGGTAGCTTCGTATGCTAGGTCGTGGAAACCCACGCGGTTCGGGTCTGGAAGAAGAAATTGGTTTATAGgaacatttttaaattcagcAACTTAAGTAAAAGTATCTGTGGTGGAAGAGTTCAAGGCATCAAAATCAATGACAACTTTTTATTGGATGCTAGCTTTTGCTTGTAATTTCACCAGCGTCTCGGGAgaacttcttcccagcaaaataTGTTTCTCGGGAAtcgtgtagctttctaacagtaaaagaatttttcactTCGATTCAATATACCTACCCTAAAGACTGCATTTTTAGGGTACctacacacaaacaaaaagtttcctctttattgttaGATATTATTAGTAGGTGCGGATTTTTGGATAACACACTAAAAGAGAAGGTTATGTTCAACAACATAataacaatgataaaaaaattctCACCTTTCATAGAACTGCCAGCAACCACCATCAAGTTATAAGAATTCTTCAACAAATCAAACGTCTGTCCTTTCACAACGGACACAGCATCCCTACTAAACATACAGAACAATTTCCCATCTATATTCGAACTGAGCTGCAATTGAGCGATCTCTTGGGGAGAGTCAGACCGGCTGACATACGGCTCCACTTTCGGATATGTCCAAGAAGTGTATAAATTAATCTTCCCATTGTCCTCTCTAACGCATTCCACGGCACTATCATCACCCATTTTGCTGTCAGTACTTAAAGCTGCTGCAATATATTTGGGGTTCCCAGATCCTTGCATCTGGAAGTCATATTTGTCCCCTTTGACTATGACTGCGACGATAGCTTTGCAGTCGCCCTTGGGTATGCAGTTTTGGGGTACGCCGAAGCAAAGTTTTGTTGAACCACAACCTTCGTAGATGGTGTCGAGGGCACGGGGTGCTTCTTTAGGCTGAAATAGAGACGTTTTATTTaatctattattataaatacttcCACGGCTTACATTTCTATACCATACGTCATCATAACAgattttttaattctatttacttACCGTGATACTTTGTCAGACGGACAAACGTCTAGTATGTTTATAGTGGTGATTTaagtatacaattttaaattttcccGAGCTCTAAGGACTTGACGAAAACGTTATTAGCGTGAAAGCATACTCTAAATAGTGGTTTGATATGGAAAAACAGAGCATGCCATTTCATGGGTTGGTATACCTTTTGTAAATGGTAAGTTTCTTGTTAGAAATAATGCTCACTGTAGGTACCTTAGATTCCATGATAACGGGTGGTGCTGGCGTCGGGATGGCAGATCTAGGCGTGGTGGCCGGAGCATTGATCGGAGTGTCAGGAGTCACCACTTCTACTAAAGCAGATTCCACGTTCAGCCAGAATGTCGCGTAACTTTGGGCGACTGTCGCTCTGTGGATTAAAAAAGGATATTATGGTTTTAGAAGCTGTTTCGATTAGGATAGTTTAACGGTACAATTTGTAttaggttgcccaggtaactgggttgaggcggtcagataggcagtcgcttcttgtaaaacccTGGTACTCATTAGCTAGACtgaaagtcgaccccaacatacttgggaaaaggctcgggagatggaaTAATAAAGGAACAATTTCAAGCAAAACCTTCTGTTTTCAATTCAccgtgcaaacaaacaaaaattcgcGACCATTTAGTTGATTGGTTTTTGGCTTATTAGTGGTAGTGGTAATCGGTTGCCagtaaatgtaatttaattagtaGGTATTATAGATCTGCATGAAGTATCATTAAGGTACCTAAGTACATCGTTCCCAACAAAATAGACAATAACCATGGTACATAATGAATCACTGTTGAACTGTGAACCACCTGTTTCTCGTTCAAAACTTTCACAGCAAACTGAACACTACCATTTCATTCCTTTAGGAACCAAACCAAagtgactgtcagccgccgaatgtcagCGTCTAAGCATATTACGCAGACCGTATCTTCGGTTAGATGTGAACGAAAAAGTTAATATGTaggaaatacaataaa
This genomic window from Helicoverpa zea isolate HzStark_Cry1AcR chromosome 24, ilHelZeax1.1, whole genome shotgun sequence contains:
- the LOC124642390 gene encoding putative ferric-chelate reductase 1 homolog, with translation MLPRKRSVMLFSILVAVVIQQTEQYSSGAPSGACIDQTPRHESIKPQSSTPPYLILTSASQVRQGDTLEVTVGSPAGAPLPIGGFILQARQIQNQDQIVGKFVGLPDDKLTHLVTCSNANDTVTHSSPEDKPAMTFQWQAPTDFLGGVEFRATVAQSYATFWLNVESALVEVVTPDTPINAPATTPRSAIPTPAPPVIMESKPKEAPRALDTIYEGCGSTKLCFGVPQNCIPKGDCKAIVAVIVKGDKYDFQMQGSGNPKYIAAALSTDSKMGDDSAVECVREDNGKINLYTSWTYPKVEPYVSRSDSPQEIAQLQLSSNIDGKLFCMFSRDAVSVVKGQTFDLLKNSYNLMVVAGSSMKDPNRVGFHDLAYEATGEPMQLSVVGTPPPKSKLLLKLHGCCMLVAWLATSSIGILLARYFRQTWVGKQLGGKDIWFAYHRIFMVLTWLLTVIGFILILIEVGGWSTTGDNPHAITGIVTVILCFIQPIGAYFRPHPGTNKRPIFNWMHWLLGNAAHILGIVTIFLAVYLTKAELPPWSVYILAAFVAFHVVMHLVLSLTVCVSDGRISNGRINAFPMKDMLGHPRPTTQVDRSTDAPFSSFRRLLLGVYTPIVILFAIAMVCLVALAPIAETYDTIMGA